The region TTCCTCACATCACTGTCCGAGAGCACCGTATAAATCAGGTATTTCTTATTGGCTGAGTAGGAGCCGAAGCCCTTTAAAATCGTGCTGCTGTGGTTGGTCAGCTCCAGCAGGTCCGCGGACACGGCCGCCGGGTTATCCGTCACAATAAGAAGCGTCTTTTTCTTATATTTCTTGTAAAAGGTATTGATAACCTGAGTATTACAGAACTGGAAAATAATGGAATATAGTGCCTTATCCATTCCGAAAATGGTTCCTGATATCAGTATGATAACCGCACTGAATAAAAGCATATAGTTGAAGGTGGAGACCTTGTATTTTGCCGACAGCGACATGGCGATGAAGTCCGTTCCCCCGCCGCATGCCCTGCTGTTGAGCACCAGACTCATCCCCAGGCCGTTTAAGATACCGCCAAAGACTGATATCAGCAGGATATCCCCGGTGATGGGAACCACCGGCAGCTCATCCACCAGAACTGACACTGTCAGCAGGCAGATACAGGACAGGATAGTAAATTTCTTTCCCACCAGCCGGTAGGCGAACACGGCCGGAACCGCGTTAAAAAGCACATTCAGAAATGTGAATGATATTTGAACATCATAGAAGCTGAGGCCGATTCTCTGAATCAGCTTGGCCAGACCGGTAAACCCTCCCGGCACCAGCTCTCCCTGCTCCACAAAGGTGTTCATGTTGACAGCTACAATCAGGCTTCCCAGCAGGATACATAGGAAGGCCAACCCGTCCTTCCATCTCCTGTTTTTGTTCTGCCGCTTCATATTCTCCTGATACAATTCAGACATCATCTGTCCCTCTCCCATATGCCCGTCTCCCATATGCCCGCCCCCTTCTCTCACATCATTCCCTGCGTACTACTCTCTCGCAAACTGCGCATTGTAAATATCCGCGTAAAAACCATTCATCCCAAGAAGCTCCTCATGCTTACCCTTTTCCACAATCTTACCGTCCCGCATGACCAGAATCACATCCGCCTCCCGGATGGTGGACAGTCTGTGAGCCACAATAAAGCTGGTTCTGCCCTCCATCATCTGCGCGAAGGCCTTCTGCACCTTTATCTCCGTCCTGGTGTCAATGGAGGATGTGGCCTCATCCAGTATAAGCATAGGCGGAAGGCACAGCATGACCCTGGCAATGCAGAGCAGCTGTTTCTGTCCCTGGGACAGGTTTCCTCCGTCCTCGCTGATAACGGTGTCGTATCCATCCGGCATCCGCATGATAAATCCATGGGCGTGAGCCTGCCTGGCTGCCCGGATGATCTCTTCCTCAGATGCTTCCGGATGTCCATAGGAAATGTTGTCCCGGATGGTACCTGACTTAAGCCATGTGTCCTGAAGCACCATGCCGTAGCTGGTCCTCAGGCTCTCCCTGGTCACATCCCGTATGTCGGTTCTCTCCACCTTGATAGCTCCGGAATCCACGTCGTAAAAACGCATCAGCAGATTGATAATGGTGGTCTTGCCGCAGCCGGTCGGTCCTACGATGGCAACCCTCTGTCCGGGCCGTACCGAAAGGTTAAAATCCTCAATCAGCTTTTTCTCCGGCGTATAGGAGAAGCAAACCTGCTTAAGCTCCACGCTGCCCTTTGCGTCGCGCAGTACCTTTGCGTCCTCCCTGTCCTCTATGATGGTTTTCTCATCAATCAGCTCAAACACGCGGGCAGCGGACGCCAGGGCATTCTGCAGCTCTGTCACCACACCTGATATCTCATTAAAGGGCTTTGTGTATTGGTTGGCATAGCTCAGGAAACTGGTCAGCTGTCCCACTGTGATGAATCCCCGGATAGCCCCATAGGCGCCTGTGATACCCACGGCAGCATAGACCAGGCTGTTTACAAACCGGGTGGCCGGGTTGGTTATGGATGAGAAAAAGGTTGCCCTCAGGCTGTATCTGGCCAGACGTGTATTAATCTCCTCAAACCGCTTGTGTGCCTCCTCCTGATATCCGAAGGCCTGAACCACCTTCATATTGCCCAGCATCTCATCGGTCAGGGAGGTCAGCTCGCCCCTGGTCTCTGACTGCTTGCGGAACATCACAAACGTCTTTTTGGCGATAAAGCTGGCCACAAACAGGGATATAGGCGTCAGCACCACCACCGCCGCCGTGATGACAGGCTGGATGGAAAGCATGAACAGCAGCGTGCCCGCTATGGTCAGAACGCCTGTAAACAGCTGAGTAAATCCCATGAGAAGGCCCTCTGAGAACTGGTCTATGTCCGCTATAATCCGGCTTATAATATCACCGGATGGGTGGACATCTATATAGCTTAGAGGCATCACCTCCAGATGGTTGAAAGCCCTGGTCCGGATATCCTTCACAACCCGGTAGGTGATGATGTTGTTGATATGGTTCATGAGCCACTGGGAAACGGCCGTAATAGCCACTGCTCCCAGTATCCTCATAAGGATTCCCCTTAACCCGGCGAAATCCACATGCCCGGCTGAAACTATATGGTCCACGGCCCGGCCTGTCAGGATAGGCACGTACAGGGTAAGGGCCACCGTGATAAAGGCCAGGAGCAGAGACAGGATGACGCTCCACTTGTACTGGCTGATATATTTAAGAATTCGTTTCAGGGTCTCCCTGCTCCTTTTATTGTCCAATCCCTTCTTACTGCTCATCCCGTTCCACCTCCTCCTTTGAAAGCTGTGACAGACAGATCTCCCTGTATACCTGGCAGTCCTTAAGAAGCTCCTTATGGGTGCCCATGCCGGCCAGACGTCCCTCGTCCAGCACCAGGATGGTATCCGCGCCCTTAATGGTAGTTGCCCGCTGTGATACAATGAATACGGTCATATCCCCGGTATTCTCCCGTATGGCCTTTCTCAGCCTGGCGTCCGTGGCATAATCCAGGGCCGAAGCGCTGTCGTCCATAATCAGTATTTCCGGCTTTCTCACCAGGGCTCTGGCTATGGTCAGCCTCTGGCGCTGGCCCCCCGACAGGTTATGGCCTCCCTGGTCAATGTAAAGGTCCAGGCCCTCGCCCTTGGAATCCACGAATTCCCGTGCCTGGGCCGTATCCAGGGCCCTATAGATATCCTCATCCGACGCATCCTGTTTTCCCCAGCGCATGTTGTCGCGCAGCGTTCCCTTAAAGAGTACGGACTTCTGCGGAACCACCCCCATTTTCTCCCTCAGCCCGTCCAGAGGGTAGTCCTTTACATCCGTCCCGTCCACCAGCACCTGCCCTGAGGCTGCATCGTAAAATCTGGGAATCAGATTCACCAGGGTGGACTTTCCGGATCCGGTTCCGCCTATGACGCCTATGGTCTGTCCGGCCATGGCACGGAAGGAAATGCCCTGCAAGGCCGGCTCCTTGGCCCCTGCATAAACGAATTCCATTTCTTTAAACTCTACCTTGGGAGCCTGGGACTTGCGCTCCCGTCTTCCGGACGTTCCTCTGTCCTCAATGCTGCTCTCCACCTGGAATACGCCGTCCACCCGGTTCATGCAGGCAACGGCCTTGGATATAATGATAATCAGGTTTGCCATCTTTATGAGTTCCACCAGAATCTGGGACATGTAATTCACCAGGGCAATCACCTTGCCCTGGGTAAGCACTGCGCTGTCCACCTGTTCAGCTCCCACCCATATGACTGCCACCACGGCTATATTTATGATGACATAGGTCACAGGGTTTAACAGGGCGGATATCTTTCCCACAAACACCTGCATCCTGACCAGACTTCCGTTTTCCCGGTCAAATTTCTCCGTCTCGCTTTTCTGCCTGTTAAAGGCGCGGATAACCCGGACCCCCAACAGGTTTTCCCTGGTGGTTAACAGCACCTTGTCCAGCTGTCTCTGCACGGATTTATAGAGCGGCATGCTGACTGCCATGATGCCGAACACCACCACGCAGAGCACCGGTATGGTGACTGCGAAAACAAAGGCCGAGCGCACGTCCACGGTAAAGGCCATGACCATGGCGCCAAATACCACAAAGGGTGATCGCAGCAGCAGGCGCAGCGTCATGTTGATACCGCTCTGCACCTGATTGATGTCGCTGGTCATCCTCGTGATAAGCGCAGCCGTGCCCACTGTGTCTATCTCTGTGTAGGACAATCTTCCTATATGGGAAAACAGGTCGTTGCGCAGGGAGGTGGCTGCCCCCGTGGCTGCCTTGGCGGCAAAATACTGGGCCGTCAGGGAGCATGCCAGGCCAATCAGAGCCAGAAGCACCAGAACGCCTCCCATCTTAAGGATGTATCCGCTGTCCCTGCCCCGGATTCCCACGTCCACCATGCGGGCCACCACCAGGGGCACAAACAGTTCAAAGCTGGCCTCCAGCATTTTAAACAGCGGCCCCAGTATGCTTTCTAGCTTGTAATCCTTCATATAACTGAACAATCGTTTCATAATTGTCTTTCACTCCTCTGCCGGAATCCATTGTATTTTTTCACACTGCCTGGTATTATAACATAGAATCAACCATATATAAAATATTGTTTTTATCCGGTGAAATCATGATGGCTGTGGGGGAACGCTGTTTCTTTCCCCATCTCGGGGCGAATTCTATTTCCCTTAAGGAACTGTGCTCCTGTCCCCTGGTTGTGTACCGCAGGTGGGAAGGCGTGCCAAACCGCCTGTTTGCCCCGGACAGCCCGGATTATCTGTGCGTCAGCGACGATGCCAGGACCAGCCGCCTGACCGTTTCACCAAAAAGACAAAAACAGCCTGCCCCTTATCCAAGAGACAGGCATGCTCCGGTCACTCCGCGGTTTCCCCGGGAAACAGTTCCTTCCAGAAATAATTGATTTCCGCCCCGAAGAACAGGATGCACATGCAAAAATAAAGCCACAGAAGCAGCAGCACAATGGCTGTAAGGCTTCCGTACATATAAGAGTAATTCTTTCCCCCTATATGGCTGAAATACAGGGAAAAGGCAAAGGAAAAGGCCATCCACCCAACCGTGGAGAACACGGCTCCCGGAAGCTGGTCCCTGAGCTTCAGCCTCTTATCCGGCACAAAGGTATAGATTCCCAGGAAAAATATAATCAGTATCATCATCGCCCACAGGGCCCTGAAACTAATGATGTGGGTGGTCACATCCGCTATGATGGGAAAACGGTTCACCATAAACTCCTGAATCATGTTGCCGAACACCAGCAGGCCCAGGGACAGGATACACACCAGGATGAACACAATGGTGTATCCTGAACAAATCAGCCTGTTAATCACATACCAGCGCTTTTCCCCGTAGCCGTTTACACGGTTCAAGCCTCTGGCCACGCTGAACATACCGCGGCCCGCGGACCACAGTGCCGTGACGGCCGTGACGGAGATCATGGTTGCCGGAGACTTTAAGGACAGGTCATTTACCAACCGAAATGCCAGAGACTTATAATCCACCGGCACCAGGCCCACAATCAATTCCATGAACCTGGCATTGCTGATGCTCGGAATCATCTGGACCGCTGTCAAAAGCAGCATGATAAATGGCACCACGGAGAGTATGATAAAAAAGGAGACCTGGGCCGCGTAGACCGTCATCTCATCCTCAGCAAATTTATCATATACCCGTTTTCCCGCCACTATTATCCCAAACATAAAACCTCCACTGATATTAATATATTTCCCTGAAACTGCCCTCTTCAATCACCGGAATGTCTTCTGCTTCCATATGTTCAATGTGTATGAACCTACCCTGCTCCAGATTCCTTAAGAATCGGCCAATCGCCAGAGGATCTCCCTGGACCTCCATCTCCACATCGCCGTTCCACAGATTCTTCACCCACCCGGTAAGGCCCAGGGGGCGGGCAAGGTAACAGGAGGTGTACCTGAAACCCACCCCCTGCACCCTGCCGGAAAATATGATATGCTTCCTGACTTTTTTCATACAGATATCACCCAATCACATTTCCCGGAGTTCCATCCAGATAGTTTACCACATTGTCAAACACAATGACAGCCCGTTTTACCAGGGCTTCCCTGGTGGCAAATGCCACATGGGGCGTCACTATGGTGTTTGGCGCTGAAAACAGCGGGTGGTCCTTCCTGACCGGCGGCTCGTTTTCAAACACATCAATACAGGCGCCCGCAATCCTGCCCTCCTTCAGGGCCTTTGCCAGGGCATCGCTGTCCACCACAGGCCCTCTGGCCGTGTTGATGAGCACCGCGTTCTTCTTCATCAATCCGATGCGCTCCTCATTCATCAGTCCCCTGGTTTCCTCCGTGAGAGGGGTGTGGAGGGAAACCACGTCGCATTCAGCCAGCAGTGTCTCCAAATCCACATAGCGGACGCCGGGCACATCCCTGGCAGTCCTGCTGTAAGCCAATACCCTGCATCCAAATGCCTGGGCTATGGCTGCCACACGAAGGCCGATGGCCCCGGTTCCCACCACGCCAAACGTCTTGCCTTCCAGTTCAAATCCCACCAGGCCGTCCTTGGTGCCCTCCTCCCGGCAGACTTTGTCGCAGGGAATCACATTCCTGTACAGGCTGATTAACATGCCGAACACCAGATCCGCCACAGCGCAGGTGGAATATCCGGCGCAGTTGCACACCATGACACCGTTCTTCCTGCACACATCCATGGCAATGTGGTCCACGCCTGTAAATGCCACGGCCAGAAGCTTTAAGTTTCTGCATCCCTCTATGACCTGGACATTCAGAGGCAGATTGGATACCACAATGATTTCAGCATCCTTTCCGCGCTCTATGAGCTCTGCGGTGTCCGTTGTCTTTGTGTTGTAATACACAATCTCCACCCGGTCCCCAAGGGCCTCCCTTGCCATAGCCAAAAGCTTTCCCTCTTCCACGCCCAGCGGCTCAATGATTACCATTTTCATTGTATCTTCCTCCGTATCCTGTTGTCAGCTTCCCCTTCAGGGGCTTTACTGACTTTTTATGCTATCAATTATATAGCAGGGGACCGGCTTTTACAAGTCATGATTTCCGCTGCTGCCTGCGCTTCTATTTCAGCTCCACCAGAACCTCAATCTCGCATGCGATTCCACCCGGCAGGGCATTGGTTCCAATGGCTGAACGTGCCGGAAGTCCTGCTTCTTCTCCAAACAGCTCGGCAATCAGGTTGGATCCCCCGTTCACCACCTGGGGCTGCATCCCAAAGTCATCCGCGCTGTTCACAAAAGCCAGAACCTTCACGAACCGTTTGATCCGGTTCAAATCCCCGGTCTTATCATTTAAGTTTGCCAGCAGGTTCAGCATGCAGTTATATGCCGCTCTCTGGCCCTCCTCCACTGTCAGATCCTTTCCCAGCTTGCCCACTACTGTATTTCCGTTTCCCAGGTCCGGACCGCAGCCTGAACAATAAAGAAATTTGTCACCAAACTCCTGTACCGGCGTGTACACTCCTCCCTTGGCAGGGGGCTGCGGCAAAGTGATTCCTTTTTCTTTTA is a window of Enterocloster clostridioformis DNA encoding:
- a CDS encoding YitT family protein — translated: MGEGQMMSELYQENMKRQNKNRRWKDGLAFLCILLGSLIVAVNMNTFVEQGELVPGGFTGLAKLIQRIGLSFYDVQISFTFLNVLFNAVPAVFAYRLVGKKFTILSCICLLTVSVLVDELPVVPITGDILLISVFGGILNGLGMSLVLNSRACGGGTDFIAMSLSAKYKVSTFNYMLLFSAVIILISGTIFGMDKALYSIIFQFCNTQVINTFYKKYKKKTLLIVTDNPAAVSADLLELTNHSSTILKGFGSYSANKKYLIYTVLSDSDVRKMKKRIREQYPDTFVNVINSSDVVGNFYIQPLE
- a CDS encoding ABC transporter ATP-binding protein, which codes for MSSKKGLDNKRSRETLKRILKYISQYKWSVILSLLLAFITVALTLYVPILTGRAVDHIVSAGHVDFAGLRGILMRILGAVAITAVSQWLMNHINNIITYRVVKDIRTRAFNHLEVMPLSYIDVHPSGDIISRIIADIDQFSEGLLMGFTQLFTGVLTIAGTLLFMLSIQPVITAAVVVLTPISLFVASFIAKKTFVMFRKQSETRGELTSLTDEMLGNMKVVQAFGYQEEAHKRFEEINTRLARYSLRATFFSSITNPATRFVNSLVYAAVGITGAYGAIRGFITVGQLTSFLSYANQYTKPFNEISGVVTELQNALASAARVFELIDEKTIIEDREDAKVLRDAKGSVELKQVCFSYTPEKKLIEDFNLSVRPGQRVAIVGPTGCGKTTIINLLMRFYDVDSGAIKVERTDIRDVTRESLRTSYGMVLQDTWLKSGTIRDNISYGHPEASEEEIIRAARQAHAHGFIMRMPDGYDTVISEDGGNLSQGQKQLLCIARVMLCLPPMLILDEATSSIDTRTEIKVQKAFAQMMEGRTSFIVAHRLSTIREADVILVMRDGKIVEKGKHEELLGMNGFYADIYNAQFARE
- a CDS encoding ABC transporter ATP-binding protein — encoded protein: MKRLFSYMKDYKLESILGPLFKMLEASFELFVPLVVARMVDVGIRGRDSGYILKMGGVLVLLALIGLACSLTAQYFAAKAATGAATSLRNDLFSHIGRLSYTEIDTVGTAALITRMTSDINQVQSGINMTLRLLLRSPFVVFGAMVMAFTVDVRSAFVFAVTIPVLCVVVFGIMAVSMPLYKSVQRQLDKVLLTTRENLLGVRVIRAFNRQKSETEKFDRENGSLVRMQVFVGKISALLNPVTYVIINIAVVAVIWVGAEQVDSAVLTQGKVIALVNYMSQILVELIKMANLIIIISKAVACMNRVDGVFQVESSIEDRGTSGRRERKSQAPKVEFKEMEFVYAGAKEPALQGISFRAMAGQTIGVIGGTGSGKSTLVNLIPRFYDAASGQVLVDGTDVKDYPLDGLREKMGVVPQKSVLFKGTLRDNMRWGKQDASDEDIYRALDTAQAREFVDSKGEGLDLYIDQGGHNLSGGQRQRLTIARALVRKPEILIMDDSASALDYATDARLRKAIRENTGDMTVFIVSQRATTIKGADTILVLDEGRLAGMGTHKELLKDCQVYREICLSQLSKEEVERDEQ
- a CDS encoding YihY/virulence factor BrkB family protein, producing MFGIIVAGKRVYDKFAEDEMTVYAAQVSFFIILSVVPFIMLLLTAVQMIPSISNARFMELIVGLVPVDYKSLAFRLVNDLSLKSPATMISVTAVTALWSAGRGMFSVARGLNRVNGYGEKRWYVINRLICSGYTIVFILVCILSLGLLVFGNMIQEFMVNRFPIIADVTTHIISFRALWAMMILIIFFLGIYTFVPDKRLKLRDQLPGAVFSTVGWMAFSFAFSLYFSHIGGKNYSYMYGSLTAIVLLLLWLYFCMCILFFGAEINYFWKELFPGETAE
- a CDS encoding acylphosphatase, which gives rise to MKKVRKHIIFSGRVQGVGFRYTSCYLARPLGLTGWVKNLWNGDVEMEVQGDPLAIGRFLRNLEQGRFIHIEHMEAEDIPVIEEGSFREIY
- a CDS encoding 2-hydroxyacid dehydrogenase; protein product: MKMVIIEPLGVEEGKLLAMAREALGDRVEIVYYNTKTTDTAELIERGKDAEIIVVSNLPLNVQVIEGCRNLKLLAVAFTGVDHIAMDVCRKNGVMVCNCAGYSTCAVADLVFGMLISLYRNVIPCDKVCREEGTKDGLVGFELEGKTFGVVGTGAIGLRVAAIAQAFGCRVLAYSRTARDVPGVRYVDLETLLAECDVVSLHTPLTEETRGLMNEERIGLMKKNAVLINTARGPVVDSDALAKALKEGRIAGACIDVFENEPPVRKDHPLFSAPNTIVTPHVAFATREALVKRAVIVFDNVVNYLDGTPGNVIG
- a CDS encoding RidA family protein: MMMKDVYEILKEKGITLPQPPAKGGVYTPVQEFGDKFLYCSGCGPDLGNGNTVVGKLGKDLTVEEGQRAAYNCMLNLLANLNDKTGDLNRIKRFVKVLAFVNSADDFGMQPQVVNGGSNLIAELFGEEAGLPARSAIGTNALPGGIACEIEVLVELK